One region of Deltaproteobacteria bacterium genomic DNA includes:
- a CDS encoding AarF/ABC1/UbiB kinase family protein, whose amino-acid sequence MKVLVKHGLGDVAGRLLSKKDRKGEAAKGIPAAILSPRRFRLVLEDLGPSFIKLGQLLSTRADVLPPEYIEELRRLQDRVPPAPFDEFKATIEKELKRPIDELFSEFDRDCFAAASVAQVYHATLPTGEQVVVKVIR is encoded by the coding sequence GTGAAAGTATTGGTCAAACACGGTCTGGGTGATGTTGCCGGACGGTTGCTCAGCAAGAAAGACAGGAAGGGCGAAGCAGCCAAGGGTATTCCGGCTGCCATCCTTTCACCCCGCCGATTTCGCTTGGTGCTGGAAGATCTGGGCCCGAGCTTCATCAAGCTAGGACAATTACTGAGTACTCGGGCTGATGTTCTACCTCCTGAATACATCGAGGAGCTCCGCAGACTGCAAGACCGAGTGCCGCCAGCACCTTTCGATGAATTCAAGGCTACCATTGAAAAAGAGCTCAAACGGCCCATTGATGAACTTTTCAGTGAGTTTGATAGAGATTGTTTTGCAGCAGCTTCGGTCGCCCAGGTCTACCATGCCACTCTGCCTACCGGGGAGCAGGTAGTGGTCAAGGTGATTCG